The following coding sequences lie in one Streptomyces xiamenensis genomic window:
- a CDS encoding cellulase-like family protein has product MPLPRPPHLPETLTISLWDFSWYTRTGPGEPFADLDRAFAEAVERGYNTVRICAMPYLLFGSGLDTSRLRLGPLGGEYGQRVRWYDVRAETEIDGRAQLLELFRAARRHDCFVILSSWEYQQSASFAADRAWYDALMAVDPEERPAALADALADLLSFLAAHDGLDDRVAFTELHNEVQAGFLTEGLEGDHVVALRPRLERGLERFRTRHPDRMVTVNYAQVPVGSLRGVPRDIDVAVFHPYVYGVLDELLDTFALRDASRDFPQERARRELLRPGAPDLADWAPPAQERWRLEATVVGLREVYVHDWCDPVRFDAWLYDRYAVHRLAMEQRLTTWIAAAADWAADTGVPFVFGEGWVGYTPRLGTFEEGPVGAALCRLAVAESAAAGAWGAVVCSNAAPQHTMWEDVTLQRECNALLRG; this is encoded by the coding sequence ATGCCCCTCCCCCGGCCGCCGCATCTCCCCGAGACGCTGACGATCAGTCTGTGGGACTTCAGCTGGTACACCCGCACCGGTCCCGGCGAGCCCTTCGCCGATCTGGACCGCGCCTTCGCCGAGGCCGTCGAGCGCGGCTACAACACCGTCCGGATCTGCGCCATGCCGTATCTGCTGTTCGGCTCGGGGCTCGACACCAGCCGGCTGCGCCTGGGCCCCCTGGGCGGGGAGTACGGCCAGCGGGTGCGCTGGTACGACGTACGCGCCGAGACCGAGATCGACGGCCGCGCGCAGCTGCTGGAACTGTTCCGGGCGGCCCGACGGCACGACTGCTTCGTCATCCTCTCCTCCTGGGAGTACCAGCAGTCGGCCTCCTTCGCGGCCGACCGCGCCTGGTACGACGCCCTGATGGCCGTCGACCCCGAGGAGCGCCCCGCCGCACTGGCCGACGCGCTGGCCGACCTGCTGTCCTTCCTCGCCGCGCACGACGGCCTGGACGACCGCGTCGCGTTCACCGAACTCCACAACGAGGTGCAGGCCGGCTTCCTCACCGAGGGCCTGGAAGGGGACCATGTCGTCGCGCTGCGCCCGCGCCTGGAACGCGGGCTGGAGCGCTTCCGCACCCGGCACCCGGACCGGATGGTGACCGTCAACTACGCGCAGGTCCCGGTCGGATCGCTGCGCGGGGTGCCCCGGGACATCGATGTCGCCGTCTTCCACCCCTATGTGTACGGCGTGCTGGACGAACTGCTGGACACCTTCGCCCTGCGCGACGCCTCCCGGGACTTCCCGCAGGAGCGGGCGCGGCGCGAACTGCTGCGTCCCGGCGCGCCCGACCTGGCCGACTGGGCACCGCCTGCGCAGGAGCGCTGGCGGCTGGAGGCCACCGTGGTGGGCCTGCGTGAGGTGTACGTCCACGACTGGTGCGACCCGGTGCGCTTCGACGCCTGGCTGTACGACCGGTACGCCGTCCACCGCCTCGCGATGGAACAGCGGCTGACGACCTGGATCGCCGCCGCCGCGGACTGGGCCGCCGACACCGGGGTGCCCTTCGTCTTCGGCGAGGGCTGGGTCGGCTACACCCCGCGGCTGGGCACCTTCGAGGAGGGCCCGGTGGGGGCGGCGCTGTGCCGGCTGGCGGTGGCCGAGTCGGCCGCGGCCGGCGCCTGGGGCGCGGTGGTGTGCTCCAACGCGGCCCCGCAGCACACGATGTGGGAGGACGTCACGCTCCAGCGGGAGTGCAACGCACTGCTGCGCGGCTGA
- a CDS encoding beta-galactosidase produces MLTLHTQDLPAPPAGHLPMGSRAGTRAPLTADGRKLLRGAEPWLPVMGEFHFSRYPAADWREELLKIRAGGIDVVATYLFWNQHEERRGALRFDGDLDLRRFLNECARLGLHAVVRVGPWSHGECRNGGFPDWLADTPCVPRTDDPRYLTLVERYYRRIAHELRGLSYDDGGPVVAIQVENELYDQPGHLRTLRALAERVGIHAPLWTATAWGAADLPADVLLPLYGGYPEAFWEDAHEGWARDMRRHYFFSAIRDDHAIGADLRSCAPAGTGPDDRRYPYATCELGGGMAIAYHRRPLVPAADVSALALTKLGSGSVWQGYYLYHGCSQRLGQALPNQESQDTGYPNDLPAVNYDFQAPLGEYGQVRPSFAALRLQHLLIRDSGAALADMPLHLPDEGPDGLDDRASLRWAVRAAGGSGFLFVNNHQPHETLPDRTGVRFRVHLDGQPHSVPDREVTVPSGAHFAWPLGYEAGGGLRVTWATAQPVARLDLDGTPVAVFAATAGITARFALPDGCEVSGPVTVERTPDGTVVSVPEPGTRAAVTVTGSHGRVRLLVLSGEQALLAQRVSIGGTDRLVLCEEPVLADGPELRLHTSRSEVTVRVLTAGGFTRRTLTPGEGAPPARPLPVETVRSKALAPPARTGGPHGRASAPRDEDFEEASVHRIEIPADALDGEGEVLLRLAYTGDAARAYVGGRLVADHFWYGPAWELGLRRFADAVTEHGIEIRVLPLAPDSAVYVDPSARAGLAAARTRATVESAELVPVHRLTLPADLTAHGTAAD; encoded by the coding sequence ATGCTGACGCTGCACACCCAGGACCTCCCCGCCCCGCCGGCCGGCCATCTGCCGATGGGCAGCCGCGCGGGCACGCGCGCGCCGCTGACCGCCGACGGCCGCAAGCTGCTGCGCGGTGCCGAGCCCTGGCTGCCGGTCATGGGAGAGTTCCACTTCAGCCGCTATCCGGCCGCCGACTGGCGCGAGGAACTGCTGAAGATCCGGGCCGGCGGGATCGACGTCGTCGCCACCTACCTCTTCTGGAACCAGCACGAGGAGCGGCGCGGCGCCCTGCGCTTCGACGGCGACCTGGACCTGCGGCGCTTCCTGAACGAGTGCGCCCGCCTGGGGCTGCACGCGGTGGTCCGCGTCGGCCCCTGGTCGCACGGCGAATGCCGCAACGGCGGCTTCCCCGACTGGCTGGCCGACACCCCGTGCGTCCCCCGCACCGACGACCCGCGCTATCTGACGCTCGTGGAGCGGTACTACCGGCGCATCGCACACGAGCTGCGCGGCCTGTCGTACGACGACGGCGGGCCGGTGGTGGCCATCCAGGTGGAGAACGAGCTGTACGACCAGCCGGGGCACCTGCGGACGCTGCGCGCCCTGGCCGAGCGGGTGGGCATCCACGCCCCGCTGTGGACGGCGACCGCCTGGGGCGCCGCCGACCTTCCGGCCGATGTGCTGCTGCCGCTGTACGGCGGCTACCCCGAGGCGTTCTGGGAGGACGCGCACGAGGGCTGGGCCCGCGACATGCGGCGGCACTACTTCTTCAGCGCCATCCGTGACGACCACGCCATCGGTGCCGACCTGCGCTCGTGCGCCCCGGCCGGCACCGGGCCCGATGACCGCCGCTATCCGTACGCGACCTGTGAGCTGGGCGGCGGCATGGCGATCGCCTACCACCGGCGCCCCCTGGTGCCCGCCGCCGACGTCTCCGCACTCGCCCTGACCAAGCTCGGCAGCGGCTCGGTGTGGCAGGGCTACTACCTCTACCACGGCTGCTCCCAGCGGCTGGGCCAGGCACTGCCCAACCAGGAGTCGCAGGACACCGGCTACCCCAACGACCTGCCGGCCGTGAACTACGACTTCCAGGCGCCGCTCGGGGAGTACGGGCAGGTCCGGCCGTCGTTCGCCGCGCTGCGGCTGCAGCATCTGCTGATCCGGGACAGCGGCGCCGCGCTGGCGGACATGCCGCTGCACCTGCCCGACGAAGGGCCCGACGGGCTGGATGACCGCGCCTCGCTGCGCTGGGCGGTGCGCGCGGCGGGCGGCAGCGGCTTTCTGTTCGTCAACAACCACCAGCCGCACGAGACGCTGCCCGACCGGACCGGGGTGCGGTTCCGGGTGCACCTCGACGGGCAGCCGCACAGCGTGCCCGACCGGGAGGTGACCGTCCCCTCCGGAGCGCACTTCGCGTGGCCGCTGGGGTACGAGGCGGGGGGCGGCCTGCGCGTCACGTGGGCCACCGCCCAGCCGGTGGCCCGGCTGGACCTCGACGGCACACCCGTCGCGGTCTTCGCGGCCACCGCCGGCATCACCGCGCGGTTCGCGCTGCCCGACGGCTGCGAGGTGTCGGGCCCGGTGACCGTGGAACGCACCCCCGACGGCACGGTGGTGAGCGTGCCCGAGCCCGGGACGCGGGCCGCGGTGACGGTGACCGGGTCGCACGGCCGGGTACGACTGCTGGTGCTCTCCGGCGAACAGGCCCTGCTGGCCCAGCGGGTGAGCATCGGCGGCACCGACCGGCTGGTGCTGTGCGAGGAGCCGGTACTGGCCGACGGGCCGGAACTGCGCCTGCACACCAGCCGCTCCGAGGTCACCGTGCGGGTGCTGACGGCCGGCGGGTTCACCCGGCGGACGCTCACCCCCGGCGAGGGCGCTCCGCCCGCGCGCCCGCTCCCGGTGGAAACCGTACGGTCCAAGGCCCTCGCCCCGCCCGCCCGCACCGGCGGGCCCCACGGCCGGGCCTCCGCGCCGCGCGACGAGGACTTCGAGGAGGCGTCCGTGCACCGGATCGAGATCCCGGCCGACGCCCTCGACGGCGAGGGCGAGGTACTGCTGCGGCTGGCGTACACCGGTGACGCGGCGCGCGCCTACGTCGGCGGCCGGCTGGTGGCGGACCACTTCTGGTACGGACCCGCCTGGGAGCTGGGACTGCGCCGGTTCGCCGACGCGGTCACCGAGCACGGGATCGAGATCCGCGTCCTGCCGCTCGCCCCCGACAGCGCGGTGTACGTCGATCCCTCCGCGCGCGCCGGTCTGGCCGCCGCCCGCACCCGCGCCACCGTGGAGAGCGCCGAACTCGTCCCCGTCCACCGCCTCACGCTGCCGGCCGACCTCACGGCGCACGGCACGGCTGCCGACTGA
- a CDS encoding FadR/GntR family transcriptional regulator, whose amino-acid sequence MASYSGRGVHGQVVHTLGARIIGGEIAEGETLDIGALGAELDVSLTVMREALKVLAGKGLTDARQKRGTYVRERTHWNLLDADVIGWRMETGDGTQLLRDLADVRAIVEPAAAHRAALHRTDADLAALESALEAMGEARQDSAAAEADTAFHRALLAATGNELLRRMDMLLEPGLRERDRMVHAHADVDDPVPSHRAVLDAVREGDPARAEAAMLDLLAKAAQDSDHLARSRTRARARTRTGG is encoded by the coding sequence ATGGCGTCCTACTCCGGCCGCGGTGTGCACGGACAGGTCGTGCACACCCTGGGCGCCCGCATCATCGGCGGTGAGATCGCCGAGGGCGAGACCCTGGACATCGGCGCCCTGGGCGCCGAACTCGACGTGAGCCTGACCGTCATGCGCGAGGCGCTCAAGGTCCTGGCGGGCAAGGGACTGACCGACGCGCGGCAGAAGCGCGGCACCTACGTCAGGGAACGGACGCACTGGAACCTGCTCGACGCGGATGTGATCGGCTGGCGCATGGAGACGGGCGACGGCACCCAACTGCTGCGCGACCTCGCCGATGTGCGCGCCATCGTCGAACCGGCGGCGGCGCACCGGGCCGCCCTGCACCGCACGGACGCCGATCTGGCCGCGCTGGAGAGCGCACTGGAGGCCATGGGGGAGGCGCGGCAGGACTCCGCCGCCGCCGAGGCGGACACGGCGTTCCACCGGGCGCTGCTCGCCGCCACCGGCAACGAACTGCTGCGGCGGATGGACATGCTGCTGGAGCCGGGGCTGCGCGAACGCGACCGCATGGTCCACGCGCACGCCGACGTCGATGACCCCGTCCCCAGCCACCGCGCGGTGCTCGACGCCGTACGCGAGGGCGATCCCGCCCGCGCCGAGGCCGCCATGCTGGACCTGCTCGCCAAGGCCGCCCAGGACAGCGACCACCTCGCCCGCAGCCGGACGCGCGCCCGTGCCCGTACCCGGACCGGGGGCTGA